The Tripterygium wilfordii isolate XIE 37 chromosome 18, ASM1340144v1, whole genome shotgun sequence nucleotide sequence TACCCAATCTCTCCAATTACTTTGACAAAGGCACCAGAGTTGATTGGGATCACTACAACAATTCCAGGTTTTTATGACAAAAACAAATTGTCCCAAATAGTTGCGTTTTTgtgacaaatatattttttatctcaaaaaaaatatatttgagacAATAAAAAATTCATCCCAAAAGTTGTCCCAAAAGGATATTTTTTGTgacaattatattattatttgagACAAAATTGGAACCCGTCCCAAATAATTACTTTTTTGGGACGTGACTACAATTCCATCCCAAAAAACTCACTATTTATGACAAAATTTTTTGTACCGTCTCAAATAATCAATAATTTTTGTGACAATTTAAACTTGATCCCAaacaatcattatttttttagacAAAAGGAAAACTTCATCTCAAATAATTGGTACTTTCAGGACGAATTTAAAATTCGTCCCGCAAAAAAGTTTttggaaaaacttgaaaatttcatTCCAAATAATCATAGTTTTTAGGATAAAATAAAAGTGTTGTCCCAAATAATCTGTaatttttgggacaaaaattaaaaattcagtCTCAAATAATAAACACACGCTTTGTATCTCCTCTCCTATGGGAACGTCTCTTTCTCTCACGGCTCCTCTCCCTTTTCTCCGTTAATCTTATTCCGCCTCATCAAGTGAATTCGCAGCTCTTTGATCATCGCCGGTAAGGTAAAGTTGCTCTTCTCTTCAAGTTCATCATGTAGATATCCATTTTGATAGAGGTTGTATGATGTTTGAACTCGGGGCTCTGCTGGTTCGAATTGGGTGTTTGGATTGCCAATCTTGATCTATGTTAAGAATTTCAAAGCCCGAGTCTGTAAGTCGAGTATTTCCTCCTGCCTCTGCAACTTCTTTTCTCTCCCCCGCTGTCTCTACTCCCGCCCGGCTGTGCTTCTAGttggctttctttctttgttaccGACCCAGGAACCGCACTTGCTTAGTGACTCCTTTCAATAGGATAGGAGATGCTATGCCAAAGACAGCCCCTGAAAGGTCCTCAGATGTCAATTCCAATTCGCACACTTAGGGATCGGAAAGAAAGGGCCTAAATAGGCTATAAAGCTTTTCCTTAGCGCGAAGAATCATATTtatggagaaaaaaaacaacTGGTTATTCATCAATGTCTGACCTCCTCCACTTGGGATTGATTAAGGCGGTACGAATACCGAGACTTAGTAATCATTTGAAGATAGTAttttagtgtatatatatatatatttatgtatgtatatgggtTTATCCTTTACTAATGCTACAAATCTCCATCAAAGtggttatttttttataattgaacAAAAGCGAGGAGCGAAGCCGAGTTTACGATTCAATCTATTTTTTAATTAGAAAGTGATTTTGCTGGTGGTGTTCTGGGTGTGGTGTCATAGGCTCTCAATTTTTGATTTGCTAGGGCGTTGAAAGTTAAATTCCAAAACCCCTTTTCTGTCCTGGTTTAGTGTTGGTTCGAATCATACATGTATTCATCTTCTAATCCATCTAACCCTAAGAAACTCCATGATCTTGTAGTCTGCAGTGAGTATTTGTTTGCATGACTTTGAAAAGCATATACAACTTCATCTATCTCTATAAAACATCAACATCCTTTGTTAGAAAGTGAGACAAAATCTTTTTGAAATCCTACGCGTTATGTTTACAAACCTGATAGTTTTGAGGCTTCATCTTGTGTAAGTAATGCAGCAAAACCATACCATTGATGCTATTCTTATAGctataaataagaaaaattcTTGCTTTCTTCTTTAGTTTCCTTCACGGATGAAAGATATAATTGGTATAGAGAATTGGGTTCGATCAACTTGCtgcttgctagtttattatATGAAGTTGATGTTAGTGGATCTATCTAGGAAAGTGACTTCTTTTTTATGAATCATTTTGAAGACTTATCCCATGCGAATTACCTGTACGTGAAGCTTAAGAATTTATGGTTATCCATGGGTATGCTATATGTAGGACAGAGTGCTCCCGCCTGGTTTTAGCAGGCTAAAATTTTTGGGTGAAGCAATGTGTAACAATGGTCTGCCAAGTTAGGAATATTGAAGTCTTTGTTTATTTCCTTTCACTTTTCTTAggtgataaaagaaaaaatatgcatTTTAGAAAGGCATTGTCACTTTTCCATCACAAATTGGGTTAAGATTCCATGCCTTTACAAAATCATTTGGTGACACTTGTGAACTTTCTAGACCCGTGCATCATCTACACAATTCTTTTTATTGTTCCTGATGCTGAACAAAGAAAAATCCTTGTCAGCTAAGCAACAGTGACTGCTTATCTTGCAAGAAATATACTTGAAATGCAATATGAGTTTGTATTTTTGGTAGGCAAGTAGTGGTAGTAGGTGGTTTGAACCAATGATATCTAGATAGTGCGATAGCGGGATCGGTACTTGCCACCAGGACAAGTCTTAATATAATTCACGATTCATCTTAGTTAGGATGTGTAGTTgcatatttatgttttattctCTATTTGTTAATTTTTACCTAATAGCTAATGTCAATTATATATTTTGGTATTGTTTGACTCGTGTTCGTGTTCATTCCATTCTTTGATAGGGAATACATCATTGATGGATAAGAGTTGGACAAATCTCCCTTATAGATTTTGCCCCGAGTATGAAGCCGGTGTGGATGATTTTATTAGTTTTGCAAGTGCAAAGGCAGACAGTCTCAATAGAATTCGATGTCCTTGTCGTTAGTGTATGAACACAGAATTTCACCCTGTGCCTAATGTGAGAGAACATTTATTTATGAAGGGAATGGATCGCGGGTATACTAGATGGGTATATCACGGAGAGGAGGAATTAACTCACCTAAGCGTGGATGATGAAGgtggtgatgatggtggtggtgatgcTGATGACAACGATGAGATGGTTACAATGATTCGGGATTGTCAAAGGGGAGCATTCATGGATAAGTCAATGGGAGAACCGCCTTGCAGTGATGAACCTCAAAGGGATGTAGGTcaagaaaatgataaatttgCAAGGACTTTAATAGATGCACAACGTCCTTTGTATCCGAATTGTCACAAGTTCTCGAATTTATCTTTTCTTGTGAAGTTGCTCCATATTAAGAATATTTGTAGTTGGAGCAACGAATCATTTAACTTGGTTCTTGACTTATTCAAAGAGGCATTGCCTGAAGGGGAGGCATTGCCAACTAACTATTACGAGGCAAAAAGCATCATTCGGGACTTGGGACTTAGATATGTCCGTATACATGCATGTATGAACGATTGTGTATTGTTCTGGAAGGAGCACGCCGATAAAGAAAATTGTCCGGTATGTGGAGAATCTAGATGGAGGTTTCAAgaagataagaagaaaaaaaaagtggccAAAAAGGTCTTATTTTACTTTCCGCTTAAGAAGAGATTACAACAACTCTTTTTGTCAAAGAAGACGACTTCGCTCATGAGTTGCCATAAGGAGAAGCGTGTTGTTGAGGATACAATCTTACGACATCCTGCGGATTCCGAGGCTTGGAAGAAATTTGACAAAGACCATGAATGGTTTGCTCAAGATCCTCGGAATGTTCGCTTTGGTCTAGCAAGTGACGGTTTCAACCCTTTCGGTAACATGAGTACGAAATATAGTATTTGGCCAGTGGTGTTAATGTCGTACAATTTACCACCGTGGAAATGCATGAAGGAGCAATTTTTTATGTTGTCGCTACTTATTCCGAGGCCAAATTCACCTGGCAATGATATAGATGTTTATCTACGCCCATTAATAGATGAGATGAAAGAGTTGTGGGAAAATGGTGTGGACACATATGATGCCGTGAAAGAGCAGTATTTTAGGCTGCATGCTGCTATTTTATGGACTATAAATGATTTTTCGGCCTATGCAAATTTATCTGGGTGGAGCACAAAAGGGAAGTTGGCATGCCCTACGTGCAATAAAGATACTTGTCATTTACGATTGAAGCATGGATTCAAGACTGCTTATATGGATCACCGTCGTTTTCTCCCTCTCGATCATCCTTTGCGGAAGAAGACGAGAATGTTCAATGGTAAGCAAGAGCATAGGCCTAAACCTATAGGATTATCTGGGGATGAAGTGCTAGAACAATTGAGCCATATAGGTAAGGTAACTTTTGGGAAGTCACAGAATAAGAAGAGGAAGCGTACAGATGAAGAGTTGAATTGGTTGAAGAAAAGTACTTTTTTTGAGTTGCCTTATTGGAGGACTTTGTTATTACGACATAATTTGGATGTCATGCACATTGAGAAGAACATATGTGATAGTGTTTTAGGGACTTTGATGAACATTGAGGGGAAAACAAAGGATACCGTCAAGGCTCGAAAAGATTTAAAGCTTATGGGTATCCGCAAGGAACTTCActtacaagaaaataaaaatgggaGGCAATTAATGCCTCAAGCGTGCTTCACTTTGCCTAAAGAGAAGTGTAAGGACTTTTGTGACTTTATCAAATCTGTGAAGTTTCCTGATGGTTATGCTTCAAATGTTTCTCGCTGCATAAGTACTAGAGATGGTAAAATATCAGGGTTGAAAAGTCATGATTGTCATGTTTTCTTATAGAGGATACTTTCTATTGGGATGCGTGGGTACTTAGATGATGATGTGGCAACCATAATCAttcaattgtgtttttttttagggATTTGTGTTCTAAAACCTTGAAACTTGAGGTCTTAGAACGCCTAGAAAGGGATATTGCCTTCATACTTTGCAAGTTAGAAAGTATTATGCCACCTGCATTCTTTGATATCATGGTTCACTTAGCGATTCACTTGCCGAGCGAGGCAAAAATTGGTGGACCGGTGAATTATAGGTGGATGTATCCGGTTGAAAGGTTCGTAATGTAATTGAATTATGCAATTATACATATACTTTGATTAATGCTTATGATTGTAAACTTATAAGAATGTTTTTCTCATGTAATTTTTTGTACGTTTTCATCATAAACAGATATTTACACACTCTCAAGTGCTATGTTAGAAACAAGGCTCGGCCGGAAGGTTCTATTGCGGAGGCTTATATCAATAATGAATGCCTTACCTTTTGTTCAATGTATCTCCACAACATTGAGACGAGATTCAACCGAGGGGAGAGAAATTGTGAATGAGATCAAGAAGATGTAACAAGAAAGAGAGGTGGACAACTATCTGTTTTTGAGAGGTGGACAACTATCTGTTTTTGCACAGAAGGTTCGTCCAATAGGAACAAAAATTTATGAGAATTGGTCACTTGCAGATTTGGCAAAGGCTCATTGGTATGTGCTCAATAATTGCACGGAAGTGGAAAAATACAAAGAGTAAGTATAGTTTCCTAatggatatttattttattattttataatcaaTTTGACACTTCAATTATCATCAAACCTTAAATTCTTATAGGAGTCACATGGCTGAATTACAGGGAAAAAATGTAAATGCCATGGAGACCTTGCATCGAGACCGATTTCCTAAATGGTTTGAAAGTTATGTAAGTGTCAACCTTAACTTTACATGGGAATTAACTATATAACATGATGACTTattcaaatattatatttttacctAGTCTATGTTATTTACAGATGAAAAAGTTGCACAGTGAAACTTCAGAAGAAGTTACAGATGAATTGTTCACATTAGCGTGTGGACCAGATTCTAATGTGGTGCGGTACTGTGGAACGATTGTCAGTGGAATTAGGTTTCATACCAAAAAGCTCGAGGAAAATCGTAAGACCCAAAACAGTGGAGTGGTTGTTAAAGATTTTTATGGAGATGAAGATATTGATTATTATGGTGTCTTAGTTGATGTGATCTCTATGAGCTACTGTGGAGGTCGTCAAGTATATCTTTTCAAGTGTGATTGATGGGATGTTGGAAATAAGAAATTGGGAATTCGTAATGATGGGCGCTTCACGAGCGTAAATGTGGCTCGCACATGGTGTTTGGATGACTCTTTTGTATTTGCATCTCAAGCTAGCCAGGTCTTTTATGTGAAGGACATCAAATTGGGTGGTTCTTGGCGTGTGGTTCAAAAGGTACAGCCTAGAAATTTGTATGATGTTCTTGAGGCAGTTGTGGAGGAGGATTCTGATATAGATGGTGACGACATCTACTCAAATAATGAGGTTGATGCTTATCAATTAAATGAGGTAGATGTGAACAGACATATAGATATGGAGTATCTTGAAAGAGAAGACATGGGACCAGACTGCGTAGATCCCACTATCGAACAAGATAATATGTTGGATGATGATGAGAGTTTGCTTGGAAGTAGCGCAGATGAAGATCTCTCGGTCGGTGACTTTGACAGGGATAGTGATGTAGAAGATGAAGATGCAATTTTGGTTGATGACATTGATAGTGAcatagaagatgaagatgagatTTAGGTTTAAATCTGGTATATTGTGGTTTGTCTGTTCTTTATagtttttgaacttaatttgtatAGAACTGTTAATGGTAATGGAATGCAGGCAGTTAGTAATAAGGGAAACAAGAAATTGAGTTCATACTCCAGGTTTCTCTGCCTTCGTTGATGCCAAAGTTCGAATAACAAGAAATTTAATTATGTTCTTGATTGTTGGACTCCTTGATGCACTGTTCTCATGTAGAAAAAGTCTATTTATAGCAGAGTTGTGCAGCTGTCACTAGGGAAATATTTTCTTGATTGTGGAGCAATTGAATCCCAAATACGAGCCAATAATTTCTTTCCAAATTTTGTATTCCTCAGTGCGGTTTTTGGGTCAAATGTAAATAATTTATGGTACAAAAGTGATTGCTCTGagattgtttatttgattaatgAGTGAAGATTTGTGTAAACACATGGAGAAACATAGCATTTTACGGGCACCTAGTTTGGAAAAATTCCCAAGTTTAATGGCATGCCAGAAAAGCCATCAATTAAGCACAAAACAATGAAGAAACATCTGAGATTTGTTGATGTAGAGGAAAAACCATCAAGCAAGTGTGGAGTAATGGAAAAACACCCAAGTTTTCATTGTCCACTAGAAAATCAGACGGGCAGTAGTGGGTTAATGGATAAACAGAAGAGTTTTCGTGGGCTTATGGAGAACCTAAACAGAACAGAGTTGCTCTGGCTTTAAAAACAGAGTTGCCCTGCCTTGCATGTTGTTAATTAGTCAAGAACTACTAAATTTATCAACTTTAGAACACATGGAATCAATCCATTGATATGATTGTTAAAAATTGTTTCAGAATATCACATAATCTTTGTGAAATACCATGAATTCGCCAGTACAAGCAATGTCTTCCAAAACTTTTCATATGAAATCATTAATGGAGACCAAAGTCTTGAGAGATGAAGTGCATTTGCATAGTATTGGACTGATAGCATTCTGGTGAGCATATAATTTCGAGTTCAGTTCATGCAGTAATGATCAATAGCTTCCTACTCTTATAGGAGGTTTCAAACTACTTAAATAATAATCTCAAACCCTAATCACGTTCTATTTATCTGCGATCAGTTCAGTAACTGGTGTATGTTATACAAAGGATTATATGTCGTTTCAAACGGATCCTAAAATCTTAAACTCTAAACACTAAAGTCGTAAACCTCAAAGCTTATGGCCAGTGATGTTCTCGTGGTCTAGGATATGGGATGCCACCACCATTTACTATTGGGTGTAAACGGTTGCACACTCAGGCTGAAATGGATGAAATGAGGCAGCAGTTGCGTTTTGAGGTACGGGAGGAAATGATGGCTGAAATGGAGGAAACAGTTAACCGACGAGTAGATATTCGGATTCAAGAACATTTGGCGCGACTTGAACTTGGTGCACATTCCTCCCATCCTTCTACTGATGGTggttcttcacatccatctctCACTAACAAtggtatttatattttcttcatttttctatTTTGAAATATGATCTTGGTGTGTGATATGATTGAATGTCCAACTTATGATTTTTTTCACAGGAAATTGACTATTTGAATGGTCCAGCTTGGCCTTGCATTTGGAGAACTAGTTCTGTCACTGCATTTGAAGAATAAGTCGTTTGACATTTTAATCCATTCTATTTTACTGTTTCAACTTTAATTCCACTCATTGTAATTAAACAATATCACTTTGTCTCTATCTTAGGTTGGaccatttcaatatatatagtttgtCAATATATTTTTGGGCCAAATTTTGCTCGTCTCAAATGATCATTAAGGACGGTTTTTGGATGAAGGCGATGTCTTTTGGGACGATCTTAGTTATTGCAAAGTAGTTTTGGTTCGAGAGTTGTTGACACGAATACTATTCCATACTAGTTCTTTtaagataattttatttaagtgtcccaaataaattttaattaggGACGACAAATTTAATATTTGGGATGTATAAATAAGTGTTCGAAATGTTTTTTCGCGACGACAATGAAAACTTTTGGGACGATCATAATTGTTGCGAACACACAGTATGTGTGACAATAATGGTTGTCATAATAATTATTTGAGACAATTTATATTTAGggacaatttcttttttttgtcccaaataCTTAAAACTTTCGGGACGATAATTACTTTATTTGGGACGAATGAATAAATGTCTCAAAAGTTATTTGTGACAAGAATCAGTTTTGTCAAAAATAACCTTTAAGGACGTAGTATTAAGGACAACGTCTGTTGTCCTCTCAAATTCGATTTTGTGACAAGATAAAAGAATTTTGTGACGATTATAATTGTTGCAAAAGCCATGTTTTTAGGACGACAATTGATGTCACAATAACCATTTGAGACAATTAAAAATTTGGGACAAACAAGAatttgtcacaaaaaaaaacatgttgggACGAATAAAATTATGTCtcaaaaaggtttttttttgggaCGAAGTTTGTTTCATCACAACTTACTTTTAAGGACGAGGCAAAAAGGACCACTTTGGGACGATAAAATCTCATCCCAAAAAAACTTTTGGAACGATTTTATGGCCTTTTGGGACCTTGATTCCTTCTAATCTTTCCTTCCTCTACATGCATGAATATTTGATATCACTATATCAGTCTACTATTGACTATTTCCtcaaattttttgttgtttctttatttaaagaacccaaaaaaaaataaaattcccgGGACGGCCCCCACACCACTTTTGTTGGTTGACTCCATAAACAAACTTTTATGATGtcattctcgattaaaaaaatgccaatagactgtTGACTCCATGGAAGTAGAGTATAACTAAACATGAATaattctcttaaaagtttatAGCAACGTGATTATATGTTTGAAAGATTCATCACTACAACAAAACCGCCTTTTTGTGAAAAGGGAAAATGGTCCTTGAAGACTCGAAATCAAGGAATGAAGGAAAGGGGTTGATATAGTGACATCGTCGTCTGTCGAATACTCGAAATCACCtatgggagagggagagagatgggTTGAGAGATTGAGGGGATTTGAGGGGCTTGGGCTTGGCAGGTGGGCTTGACAAATGACAAGATAAAATTATGGCCTAAGATTTATgattgttgggttgggtcaaaGTTAGTTAGTGGGTTAGGTGGAAATTAGTGGATTGAGGACCTCATTTATTTTTGATTGAGGGTCTTAAGATTAATTTGTGAGAAACCTAGTGTACTtagtatttaaaattttttgactcGATCAACAATCTATTGACATTTGTTTGTAATCGAGAATGCACCATAACAtttttggaaaatgaaaaattaatatcattttcaaaatttttggacatctaggtccactccaaaaaactttatccctcataagtctttttttattttttataattatttaaatcatttaaattttctcTAGTTcattttttgctcttttttcaAATGGGtttagatctaatatggtttCTCTCTTGTTACTTACTCTCTATGCTATATCTCTTTCTCATCTCAGtacaactttctctctctagtgcATCTATCTTATCACtgtatctttctctctcctgctATATCTCTCTTTCATTactatatttttctctctcatctctttttttggtgGTCGTTTGGGTCTAGATATGGTTGGACATTATGCGTTTTTgtgaggggagtccaatggTGGTTGTGGTGTGGTGAACTTCCACCAGAATCGGCCCaatattatttggatttttttcaaaacagtaacattaacataccaatgttactgttttaaaacagaCATATTCGGTGGTCGTTTTGGCCCATATATGACAAGACATTCTGTGCTTCAATGAGGAGAGTCCAACGATGATGGTGGTATGATGAACAGTCGTCAGAATCGGTCGGATATGAAGTTTTTTCAAATTGTAACattagccgaccaatgttattgttttgaaacagtaacattggttgaccaatgttactattttaaacaGACATATCTAGTGACCGTTtcagtagtgctaggtagtcCATATAGTGGTAGTCCATGGAGGCCTAAGTATctcaaatgaaattttaaaacgttttaactctcaaaatacttgttaaattttttaaaaaattacatattcagaattaacgcataaaactttttctaacaagatccattgtcgatgagttttattgggtaaattttaattccattgtaaaaaaattccattgtttttttcaatggaatttcttaattccattgtttttttaaatgaaatttcaacaacaaatgaattcagaattaaaacaatgaattctaaactgtgatttaaaaaacaatagaatctataataaaataataaattttggacaatggaTCATGGGATAAAAaagtataaataaaattattccattgattaaatcaatggaataaacttgttgggttcCCCTGGGCTACCAAATAAATgtgctacatgtcatttttgtacCGTTTTAGGTCGTATCTGGCTTCACATTGTGCGTTTCAATGAAGGGAGTCCAATGGTAGTAGTGGTGTAGTGATAGTaaagagagaggggagagagaaagagaagagaagtgtaGTTATTGTGGGAGGAAGAAGATAAGGGTAAGAAATTAATTAGCATATTAGTGGTATCTTAGAtgaataaaattttttggaCTGAGCTTAAGTATCCAAAAATTTCATAAGTGGTACAGTCTTCCCtaaaattttactttttaacATTTGATATGGGCCTAATTAAgtgcaaatattttttttgtgttttattttcaaaatttatggACCTCTTAACTTATTTTAATAGTTTAGGGGGTGTTTTGTAAGTGGTCAAAATTTTAGGGGTATATTTGtagtattcttttctttttgaggaAAATTAGTATTTTCGCGGATGCACAAACACTGCTGTGCCCTTAAAGACTCCGGAGTCcggtccaaagtccaaacactCTCCTTCGCCATCAAAAGCGGGAAAAGGAGAGAGGGAGAATCTAGGGCATCTTTCTTCTTCGCGTTCTCCTGTTACTGTTCGAGGGTAAGGTCTCTAAATCATTTCCTAATTCATGATTTTgtattctagggttttgtttaatCTTTCTTATTTCCTcagtttccttttatttttgtaaCTAGGTTTTTGTTCCGCTCATCTTGGTCTCAGTTAAGATGGTAATTTTCTCTTCTCTCGTTCGCTCTTTCTTTATATGTTTCACTTTTTCGTTCTTATTGGAGTGATTCGTTGTGCAGTCGGGCAGGAAAGAAACTGTTTTGGATTTGGCAAAGTTCGTTGACAAGGGTGTTCAAGTCAAGCTCACTGGTGGTAGACAAGGTCACTAAAACTTCGTTGCCTTCTTTTTTAGATGTTTACACTAGTTTTGATCATAACCTTGTAAAAAAGCCAACGTCTCTCAGATTTTTTTGCCTTGAATTCTGCTGAATTGACTGGGGTACTTAagaattgacaaaaaaaaggaGTTGAGTGTGTTGACTATACTTTGATAGCCATTTCAAGTAACTATTATTTTGTCATATGCTGTTGTTAGGGATCGGTATTTATAACCATCACAGCATATAGTTTGTTCAGAATTCTATCATGATTTAGGGCTTTGTGTTGAAATCCAATATGATGCTAATGAGTGCAACTGTAGCTGAGTGGCAGATAACTTACATTTAGCGTACTGATGCATCTTGGCCGTGTTaacaatttataaaaattttcattgtGAAATCTTATTTGAAGTGATTATGCCGCTTCTAATCAAAGGACAACTCTTTAACCTTGATGCTGTTGAAGTGTTCAATTGGGTTATTACTTTTTCAGAGGGGAAAAAAGTTCTTAATCTGGTGATGGTTTCCTTTATTTACccattttttgttgaattaCAGTCACAGGGACTCTGAAGGGATATGATCAATTACTGAACCTTGTCCTCGACGAAGCTGTAGAATTTCTAAGAGGTAATTTTGATGACTTGTTATGTTCTTTTTTGAGTTTATGTgagtgcaatttcatacatgtATGCAAAGTTTATGTGGCAAGTATTAAGATAACTTTGCAATTattatgtttggtttgttactgtccaaaaaaatttgtgattttttttggcGCCCTATGTTTATTGGATTATGTCAAGGTGGTTATGGTTTTATTGATTTGTTCCCCCTTGAATTGTTGAGCGATGTGTAACCAGTGCCCTTGACCTTTCGCACATGGGTTAAATGGGTGGGATGAGATTGAGGTAGTTCTTTCGGTCATATCTTACCTAATAGGCTAATACCTGTGGAAAATGTTGATCTAATTCTTTGATCAAAATCCTGGTTCTTAAAGTTGTGCATATGATTACTTGAGAACTCCTCAGGCTGGGTGAA carries:
- the LOC119984621 gene encoding uncharacterized protein LOC119984621 — protein: MNTEFHPVPNVREHLFMKGMDRGYTRWVYHGEEELTHLSVDDEGGDDGGGDADDNDEMVTMIRDCQRGAFMDKSMGEPPCSDEPQRDVGQENDKFARTLIDAQRPLYPNCHKFSNLSFLVKLLHIKNICSWSNESFNLVLDLFKEALPEGEALPTNYYEAKSIIRDLGLRYVRIHACMNDCVLFWKEHADKENCPVCGESRWRFQEDKKKKKVAKKVLFYFPLKKRLQQLFLSKKTTSLMSCHKEKRVVEDTILRHPADSEAWKKFDKDHEWFAQDPRNVRFGLASDGFNPFGNMSTKYSIWPVVLMSYNLPPWKCMKEQFFMLSLLIPRPNSPGNDIDVYLRPLIDEMKELWENGVDTYDAVKEQYFRLHAAILWTINDFSAYANLSGWSTKGKLACPTCNKDTCHLRLKHGFKTAYMDHRRFLPLDHPLRKKTRMFNGKQEHRPKPIGLSGDEVLEQLSHIGKVTFGKSQNKKRKRTDEELNWLKKSTFFELPYWRTLLLRHNLDVMHIEKNICDSVLGTLMNIEGKTKDTVKARKDLKLMGIRKELHLQENKNGRQLMPQACFTLPKEKCKDFCDFIKSVKFPDGYASNVSRCISTRDGKISGLKSHDCHVFL
- the LOC119983806 gene encoding sm-like protein LSM7 isoform X1, with product MHKHCCALKDSGVRSKVQTLSFAIKSGKRREGESRASFFFAFSCYCSRVFVPLILVSVKMSGRKETVLDLAKFVDKGVQVKLTGGRQVTGTLKGYDQLLNLVLDEAVEFLRDPDDPLKTTDQTRRLGLIVCRGTAVMLVSPTDGTDEIANPFVQQDGA
- the LOC119983806 gene encoding sm-like protein LSM7 isoform X2, yielding MSGRKETVLDLAKFVDKGVQVKLTGGRQVTGTLKGYDQLLNLVLDEAVEFLRDPDDPLKTTDQTRRLGLIVCRGTAVMLVSPTDGTDEIANPFVQQDGA